GCGCAAGACTTCACCGAGCTGCTCGACCACCGTGCGCGCAGTCACCAGGAACAACTGCCCCGCCGCCGTCAACTCAACCGGCGTGCGCGAGCGATTGACCAGCGTCAGGCCGAGCGCGGCTTCCAGGCTGCGGATACGACGACTGAACGCCGGCTGGGTGACAAAGCGTCGCTCCGCCGCCTGGGAAAAACTGCGAGTTGCCGCCAAGGCGCTGAAGTCTTCCAGCCATTTGCTCTCTAGGTTCATCACTTCCTCCCACGGGTACGCACCATTTTGGCACACACGCCCGCCATGATAACCGGGTCACACCTACATTATGCCGTTTGTGCATAGGCCAGTGTTTAACAGCATTGGCCCAAAAACTCCCACAAGCCTAGCATTCGCAGCGTTCCGGCCAGTTCCGGGTCCATATCGAGATGATTTCCGTCATGTCCTCCGCTGCATCATTCCGCACAGAAAAAGACCTGCTTGGCGTACTCGAAGTACCTGCTCAAGCGTATTACGGCATCCAGACCCTGCGAGCGGTGAATAACTTCCGCCTCTCGGGCGTTCCGATTTCGCATTACCCGAAATTGGTGGTCGGCCTGGCAATGGTCAAGCAAGCGGCCGCTGACGCCAACCGCGAGTTGGGCCAGCTCAGCGAAGCCAAGCACGCTGCCATCAGCGAAGCCTGTGCCCGCCTGATCCGCGGCGATTTCCACGAAGAGTTCGTGGTGGACATGATTCAAGGCGGCGCCGGCACTTCAACCAACATGAATGCCAACGAAGTCATCGCCAACATCGCGTTGGAGGCCATGGGCCACAACAAGGGCGAGTATCAGTACCTGCACCCTAACAACGACGTGAACATGGCGCAGTCGACCAACGACGCCTACCCAACCGCGATCCGCCTGGGTCTGCTGCTGGGCCATGACGCGCTGCTGGCCAGCCTAGACAGCCTGATTCAGGCGTTCGCCGCCAAAGGCGTCGAATTCAGCCACGTGCTGAAAATGGGCCGCACCCAATTGCAAGACGCTGTGCCGATGACCCTCGGCCAGGAATTCCGCGCTTTCGCCACCACCCTCGGTGAAGACCTGGCCCGCCTGAAAACCCTGGCGCCAGAGCTGCTGACCGAAGTGAACCTGGGCGGCACCGCCATCGGCACCGGCATCAACGCCGACCCGCGCTACCAGGCCCTGGCCGTACAGCGCCTGGCGCTGATCAGCGGTCAGCCGCTGGTGCCGGCAGCTGACCTGATCGAAGCGACTTCCGACATGGGCGCCTTCGTGCTGTTCTCCGGCATGCTCAAGCGTACCGCGGTGAAGCTGTCGAAGATCTGCAACGACCTGCGCCTGCTGTCCAGCGGCCCACGCACCGGCATCAACGAGATCAACCTGCCGGCACGCCAGCCAGGCAGCTCGATCATGCCCGGCAAGGTCAACCCGGTGATCCCGGAAGCCGTGAACCAGGTTGCATTCCAGGTTATCGGCAACGATTTGGCCCTGACCATGGCAGCCGAAGGCGGCCAACTGCAGCTGAACGTGATGGAGCCGCTGATCGCGTTCAAGATCTTCGACTCGATCCGCCTGCTGCAACGCGCCATGGACATGCTGCGCGAGCATTGCATTGTCGGCATCACCGCCAACGAAGCACGTTGCCGCGAACTGGTGGAGCATTCCATCGGCCTGGTGACCGCGCTGAACCCGTACATCGGCTATGAAAACGCCACCCGCATTGCGCGTATCGCCCTTGAAAGCGGCCGCGGCGTGCTGGAACTGGTGCGCGAAGAAGGCTTGCTCGACGACGCCATGCTCGACGACATCCTGCGCCCCGAAAACATGATTGCCCCACGTTTGGTCCCGCTGAAGGCCTAACGTTTGTTGCACCGCTCACCAGGTTGAGGGACTAGACACCTCTCACCTTTTGAGGGCCTGAAGGCTCGTTCTTCAGGCCCTTTTTTTTGCCTCAAGGTTGTGAAATGAAGCCCATAAAAACTCCAATATCGCCCCACAAACCCTCCTTGCCTGCAACAGCTTGGCTGAAACCTTTAATCGCCCCGTGCAGACGGATCACGCTCGCCTAGGTATAGTGCCGCCCCTCTTCGCGTCTGCGGCCGTCGGTAACGAGGCCCGGATACAACGCGAAAGCGCATGAATAACAACACCCGCAAAAGGATTGGGGTCGAAGCGTCGTGCACTGCCTGGTGCTAGACGATGCGTCGGACCGTCCTGCGTTTGCCATTAGAAAAATCAGCGAGGAACACTCCATGCTCGAAGTCATCAACGACTTCCTCTCAGGGAAAGTACTGATCGTGCTCATTGTCGGGCTCGGCGGTTATTTCACGATCCGCTCGCGTTTCGTTCAACTGCGTCACTTTTTCCACATGTTCTCGGTGTTTAAAGACAGCCTGAAGAGCAGCTCCGGCCAGCTCAGCTCGTTCCAGGCGCTGATGCTCAGCCTGGCCGGCCGCGTGGGTGCCGGTAACATCGCCGGTGTCGGCATTGCTGTGACCCTGGGTGGCCCCGGTGCCGTGTTCTGGATGTGGGTCACCGCGTTGGTGGGCATGTCTTCGAGCTTTATCGAGTGCTCCCTCGGCCAGCTGTACAAGCGCACCGACGCTGAAGGCACCTACCGCGGCGGCCCGGCCTACTACATTCAGCACGGCCTGCAGAAGCGCTGGCTGGGTATGGTCATGGCGTTCCTGTTGCTGGTGACCTTCGGTTTCGCCTTCAACGGCCTGCAAGCCCACGCTGTGACCCACTCGCTGAACAACGCGTTCGGCCTGGACACCACCTACACCGGCCTGGCGCTGGCGGTATTGCTGGGCCTGGTATTTATCGGCGGGATCAAGCGGATCGCCTCGATTGCCGACCTGCTGGTGCCGGTCAAGACGCTGGTCTACATCGCCGTGACCCTCTACGTGATCGTGCTGCAATTCGACCACGTGCCGGCCATGCTCGCGACCATCGTCAAGAGCGCCTTCGGCCTCGACCAAGCCTTCGGTGGCCTGGTGGGCAGCGCGATCATCATGGGTGTGAAGCGCGGCGTGTTCGCCAACGAAGCCGGTTTGGGCAGTGCGCCTAACGTGGCGGCAGTGGCCTCGGTAGAACACCCGATCGCCCAAGGCGTGGTTCAGGCGTTCAGCGTGTTCCTCGACACCTTCGTGATCTGCACCTGCACCGCGTTGCTGATCCTGCTCTCCGGTTTCTACACCCCAGGCTTTGAAGGCGACGGCATTGCCCTGACCCAGAACTCCCTGGCGGCGGTAGTCGGCGACTGGGGCCGGATGTTCATCTCGGTGGCCCTGGCGTTGTTCGTGTTCACCTCGATCATGTACAACTACTACCTCGGCGAGAGCAACCTGCGCTTCATCGTGGGCGACAACCGCAAGGTGCTGATGGGCTACCGCGCGCTGGTGCTGGTGCTGATTTTCTGGGGTTCCATCGAGAACCTCGGCACCGTGTTCGCCTTCGCCGACATCACCATGACCCTGCTCGCGTTCGTCAACCTGTTCGCCCTGGCGTTCCTGTTCAAGATAGCCATGCGCATCCTGAACGACTACGACAACCAGCGCGCAGCGGGCATCAAGACGCCGGTGTTCGACTCCAGCCAGTTCCCTGACCTGGACCTGGATCGCAAGGCTTGGCCTGCGAACCCAGTGAAGCCTGAGCCAACCGCTCAAGCCACGGCTGATCTGAACGCTCAAGCGCAACGCTAAGCGTAGGCAGCCTAGATAGATGACACGCCGCCCGGCCTTGGGCATGCTCTGGGCCCGGCGGCGTTTTTCGTTCAGGAGATTTTATGCAACCCGCTAATAACGTAATGGTGCTCTACACCGGCGGCACTATCGGCATGCAGGCCAGCGCCAACGGCCTGGCGCCCGCTTCAGGTTTCGAAGCGCGCATGCGCGAACAGCTTGCCAACCAGCCAGTCCCCGCTTGGCGTTTCCGGGAAATGGCGCCGCTGATCGACAGCGCCAACATGACCCCGGCCTACTGGCAGCGCCTGCGCGTCGCGGTGATCGAGGCGGTGGATGAAGGCTGCGATGCCGTGCTGATCCTGCACGGCACCGACACCCTGGCCTACAGCGCGGCGGCGATGAGCTTCCAACTGCTGGGCCTGCAGGCGCCGGTGCTGTTTACCGGTTCGATGTTGCCTGCCGGCGTGCCCGACAGCGATGCCTGGGAAAACGTCAGCGGCGCCCTGGCGGCGTTGGGCGAAGGCCTGGCACCGGGCGTGCAGTTGTTCTTCCACGGCGCGCTGATGGCGCCGACCCGTTGCGCGAAAATTCG
The sequence above is a segment of the Pseudomonas sp. R76 genome. Coding sequences within it:
- a CDS encoding alanine/glycine:cation symporter family protein; the encoded protein is MLEVINDFLSGKVLIVLIVGLGGYFTIRSRFVQLRHFFHMFSVFKDSLKSSSGQLSSFQALMLSLAGRVGAGNIAGVGIAVTLGGPGAVFWMWVTALVGMSSSFIECSLGQLYKRTDAEGTYRGGPAYYIQHGLQKRWLGMVMAFLLLVTFGFAFNGLQAHAVTHSLNNAFGLDTTYTGLALAVLLGLVFIGGIKRIASIADLLVPVKTLVYIAVTLYVIVLQFDHVPAMLATIVKSAFGLDQAFGGLVGSAIIMGVKRGVFANEAGLGSAPNVAAVASVEHPIAQGVVQAFSVFLDTFVICTCTALLILLSGFYTPGFEGDGIALTQNSLAAVVGDWGRMFISVALALFVFTSIMYNYYLGESNLRFIVGDNRKVLMGYRALVLVLIFWGSIENLGTVFAFADITMTLLAFVNLFALAFLFKIAMRILNDYDNQRAAGIKTPVFDSSQFPDLDLDRKAWPANPVKPEPTAQATADLNAQAQR
- a CDS encoding asparaginase; this translates as MQPANNVMVLYTGGTIGMQASANGLAPASGFEARMREQLANQPVPAWRFREMAPLIDSANMTPAYWQRLRVAVIEAVDEGCDAVLILHGTDTLAYSAAAMSFQLLGLQAPVLFTGSMLPAGVPDSDAWENVSGALAALGEGLAPGVQLFFHGALMAPTRCAKIRSFGRHPFAALQRNADMAKAGTLPAALDYRQPKALANVGVLPLVPGIAAGQLDALIDSGIQALILECFGSGTGPSDNPAFLEGLQRARDNGVVVVAITQCHEGGVELDVYEAGSRLRGVGVLSGGGMTREAAFGKLHALIGAGLATDEIRRLVELDLGTEPRPR
- the aspA gene encoding aspartate ammonia-lyase — encoded protein: MSSAASFRTEKDLLGVLEVPAQAYYGIQTLRAVNNFRLSGVPISHYPKLVVGLAMVKQAAADANRELGQLSEAKHAAISEACARLIRGDFHEEFVVDMIQGGAGTSTNMNANEVIANIALEAMGHNKGEYQYLHPNNDVNMAQSTNDAYPTAIRLGLLLGHDALLASLDSLIQAFAAKGVEFSHVLKMGRTQLQDAVPMTLGQEFRAFATTLGEDLARLKTLAPELLTEVNLGGTAIGTGINADPRYQALAVQRLALISGQPLVPAADLIEATSDMGAFVLFSGMLKRTAVKLSKICNDLRLLSSGPRTGINEINLPARQPGSSIMPGKVNPVIPEAVNQVAFQVIGNDLALTMAAEGGQLQLNVMEPLIAFKIFDSIRLLQRAMDMLREHCIVGITANEARCRELVEHSIGLVTALNPYIGYENATRIARIALESGRGVLELVREEGLLDDAMLDDILRPENMIAPRLVPLKA